In the Leptotrichia sp. oral taxon 212 genome, one interval contains:
- the coaE gene encoding dephospho-CoA kinase (Dephospho-CoA kinase (CoaE) performs the final step in coenzyme A biosynthesis.), whose translation MIIGLTGGIGTGKSTVSRKLRERGYPVIDLDVISREVIEYPEVINELVRNFGIEILESQNNISGKKSISRNKLRQTVFKEEKKVSVLNSIMHPPIVEEMRRQVENFKKNYKTVFVEVQLLFEAKLEKEFDLTVLVYADKKTQLERVLKRDGRKEEEVQQIINAQMDMTEKRRLSNYIIENNGDSEMLDLEIEKFIKKLKI comes from the coding sequence ATGATAATAGGATTGACGGGAGGAATTGGTACAGGTAAAAGTACAGTCAGCAGAAAACTGAGGGAGAGAGGATATCCTGTAATAGATTTAGATGTAATATCAAGAGAAGTTATAGAATATCCTGAAGTAATCAATGAACTTGTCAGAAATTTTGGAATTGAAATTTTGGAAAGTCAGAATAATATTTCCGGAAAGAAAAGCATTTCAAGGAATAAATTACGGCAAACAGTATTCAAAGAAGAAAAAAAGGTGAGTGTACTAAACTCTATTATGCATCCTCCTATTGTTGAAGAAATGAGAAGACAGGTAGAGAATTTTAAAAAAAATTATAAGACTGTATTTGTAGAAGTTCAGCTTCTTTTTGAAGCAAAACTGGAAAAAGAATTTGACCTTACAGTGCTTGTCTATGCTGATAAAAAAACACAGCTGGAAAGGGTTTTAAAAAGAGATGGAAGGAAAGAAGAGGAAGTTCAGCAAATAATAAATGCTCAGATGGATATGACTGAAAAACGGAGACTGAGTAACTACATAATAGAAAATAACGGAGATTCTGAAATGCTGGATTTGGAAATAGAAAAATTCATAAAAAAATTGAAAATTTAA
- the frr gene encoding ribosome recycling factor, whose amino-acid sequence MLEEILTELQNKMEKSLESTKEKFSHVRAGRASVSMLDGVTVEAYGSPTPLNQVGTVSAPEARLLTIDPWDKSLIPVIEKSILQANLGFNPSNDGKIIRLAVPELTEERRKEYVKLVKKEAEEGKIAIRNVRKDINNKLRKMEKDSEITEDELKSSEEKVQKMTDKFVAAVDEALAKKEKELLKV is encoded by the coding sequence ATGTTAGAAGAAATTTTAACGGAATTACAAAATAAAATGGAAAAATCATTGGAGAGTACAAAAGAAAAATTTTCTCATGTGAGAGCAGGAAGAGCTAGTGTTTCTATGCTTGATGGTGTCACTGTAGAAGCATATGGTTCACCGACACCTCTAAATCAGGTAGGTACAGTTTCTGCACCTGAAGCTAGACTTCTTACAATAGATCCTTGGGATAAATCATTGATACCTGTAATTGAAAAGTCTATATTACAGGCTAATTTAGGATTTAATCCTTCAAATGACGGTAAAATAATAAGACTTGCGGTACCTGAATTAACAGAAGAACGTAGAAAAGAATATGTAAAACTTGTAAAAAAAGAAGCTGAAGAAGGAAAAATTGCAATAAGAAATGTCAGAAAAGATATCAATAATAAGTTAAGAAAAATGGAAAAAGATAGTGAAATAACAGAAGATGAACTTAAATCAAGTGAAGAAAAGGTTCAAAAAATGACTGATAAATTTGTTGCAGCGGTAGATGAAGCTTTAGCTAAGAAAGAAAAAGAACTTCTAAAAGTATAA
- the pyrH gene encoding UMP kinase has translation MLKYKRILLKLSGEALAGNKDFGFSSDVLQSFARQVKEVHDKGVEVAIVIGGGNIFRGVSGMQEGFDRVTGDTMGMLATIMNGLALQDAIERLDIPTRVLTAIQMPQVAEPFIRRRAIRHLEKKRVVIFAGGTGNPYFTTDSCGALRAVEIHADILAKGTKVDGIYDKDPMKFDDAVRYDTVTFDEAISKNLGVMDTTALSLCRENDMPIVVFNALDEGNILKMVQGEKIGTIVIKK, from the coding sequence ATGCTCAAATATAAGAGAATATTATTGAAATTAAGTGGTGAAGCACTTGCTGGAAATAAGGATTTTGGATTTTCAAGTGATGTTCTGCAGAGTTTTGCAAGACAGGTAAAGGAAGTTCATGATAAAGGAGTAGAAGTAGCTATTGTAATTGGTGGAGGCAATATTTTTCGTGGAGTGAGCGGAATGCAGGAAGGTTTTGACAGAGTAACCGGAGACACAATGGGAATGCTGGCTACTATTATGAATGGACTTGCACTGCAGGATGCAATAGAAAGACTTGATATCCCTACGAGAGTATTGACTGCAATTCAAATGCCTCAGGTTGCAGAGCCTTTTATAAGAAGAAGGGCTATAAGGCATCTGGAAAAGAAAAGAGTAGTTATTTTTGCAGGTGGTACAGGAAATCCTTATTTTACAACTGATTCATGTGGAGCCTTAAGAGCAGTGGAAATTCATGCAGATATACTTGCAAAAGGAACAAAAGTAGATGGAATCTATGATAAAGATCCAATGAAGTTTGACGATGCAGTAAGGTATGACACTGTAACATTTGATGAAGCTATAAGTAAAAATCTTGGTGTAATGGATACGACAGCTTTATCATTATGTCGTGAAAATGATATGCCTATAGTTGTTTTTAATGCACTTGATGAAGGAAATATATTGAAAATGGTTCAAGGAGAAAAAATAGGTACTATAGTTATTAAAAAATAG
- the tsf gene encoding translation elongation factor Ts, whose translation MAITTALIKELRERTGAGMLDCKKALEENGGDIEKAIDWLREKGIAKAAKKSGRVAAEGLVFAAVSADRKKGAILEFNSETDFVAKNDEFKNFGEKLVQLSLEHDLTSEDELKAFELEGKKVEDNLTELIAKIGENMNIRRLKLVSTNGFIETYIHLGGKIGVLLNVSGEATPKNVEKAKGVAMHVAAMDPKYLNSEQVTADDLEREKEIARHQLQQEGKPENIIEKILDGKMRKFYEENCLVNQKYVRDDSVTIEKFIAPSSIISFDRFKVGEGIEKEESDFAAEVAAMAGN comes from the coding sequence GTGGCAATTACTACAGCACTTATTAAAGAATTAAGAGAAAGAACAGGAGCAGGAATGCTTGACTGTAAAAAGGCTTTAGAAGAAAATGGCGGGGATATAGAAAAAGCAATTGACTGGCTAAGAGAAAAAGGAATTGCTAAAGCTGCTAAAAAATCAGGAAGAGTAGCAGCTGAAGGATTAGTATTCGCAGCAGTTTCAGCTGACAGAAAAAAAGGTGCCATACTGGAATTCAATTCTGAAACAGATTTCGTTGCTAAAAATGATGAATTTAAAAATTTTGGAGAAAAATTAGTTCAGCTGTCATTAGAACATGATTTAACAAGTGAAGATGAATTAAAGGCATTTGAATTGGAAGGAAAAAAAGTAGAGGACAACTTAACAGAATTAATAGCTAAAATAGGGGAAAATATGAATATCAGAAGATTGAAACTTGTTTCAACTAATGGTTTTATAGAAACATATATTCACCTAGGTGGAAAAATAGGAGTATTACTGAATGTTTCAGGAGAAGCAACACCTAAAAATGTAGAAAAAGCAAAAGGAGTTGCAATGCATGTAGCAGCTATGGATCCTAAATATCTTAATTCAGAACAGGTTACAGCAGATGACCTTGAAAGAGAAAAGGAAATAGCAAGACATCAGTTACAGCAGGAAGGAAAGCCTGAAAATATAATTGAAAAAATTCTTGATGGAAAAATGAGAAAGTTCTATGAAGAAAATTGTCTTGTTAATCAGAAGTACGTTAGAGATGATAGCGTGACTATTGAAAAATTCATAGCCCCTAGTTCAATAATATCATTCGACAGATTTAAAGTTGGTGAAGGAATAGAAAAAGAAGAATCAGACTTCGCTGCAGAAGTTGCTGCAATGGCAGGAAATTAA
- the rpsB gene encoding 30S ribosomal protein S2 gives MAVITMKQLLEVGAHFGHQAKRWNPKMKPYIFTERNGIHILDLHQTLAATEKAYEFVREISSEGGKVLFVGTKKQAQDAVKEEAERAGGFYVNHRWLGGLLTNLNTIKTRVKRLKELEEMDADGTLDTAYTKKEAGLLRKEMAKLSKNIGGIKEMKKLPAALFVVDIKKEFLALEEAKKLGIPVIALIDTNVDPELVTYKIPANDDAIRSIKLFSQVIANAVVEGNGGVEGFISEEVEAEVSEDGEVVEEVVIEEVTEESTEA, from the coding sequence ATGGCAGTAATCACAATGAAACAATTATTAGAAGTAGGAGCTCATTTTGGACATCAGGCAAAAAGATGGAATCCTAAAATGAAGCCTTATATCTTTACAGAAAGAAACGGTATACACATACTTGATTTGCATCAGACATTGGCAGCAACAGAAAAGGCTTACGAATTTGTAAGAGAAATTTCTTCAGAAGGTGGAAAAGTATTATTCGTAGGAACTAAGAAACAAGCTCAGGATGCAGTGAAGGAAGAAGCTGAAAGAGCTGGAGGATTTTATGTAAATCACAGATGGTTAGGTGGACTTCTGACTAACCTGAACACAATCAAAACAAGAGTAAAAAGATTAAAAGAACTTGAAGAAATGGATGCTGATGGAACATTGGATACAGCATATACAAAAAAAGAAGCAGGATTATTAAGAAAAGAAATGGCAAAACTGTCAAAAAATATAGGTGGAATTAAAGAAATGAAAAAATTACCTGCAGCATTATTTGTTGTAGATATCAAAAAAGAATTCCTTGCACTTGAAGAAGCTAAAAAGTTAGGAATTCCTGTAATTGCTTTAATTGATACAAATGTTGATCCTGAATTAGTAACTTATAAAATACCTGCAAATGATGATGCAATCAGATCAATAAAATTATTCTCACAAGTTATTGCAAATGCAGTTGTTGAAGGAAACGGTGGAGTAGAAGGATTTATTTCTGAAGAAGTAGAAGCAGAAGTTTCTGAAGATGGAGAAGTTGTAGAAGAAGTAGTTATTGAAGAAGTTACTGAAGAAAGTACAGAAGCATAA